One genomic window of Misgurnus anguillicaudatus chromosome 12, ASM2758022v2, whole genome shotgun sequence includes the following:
- the setd9 gene encoding SET domain-containing protein 9 isoform X2: protein MIKTLFKAFEVRWKSYRHRFVPWIALNLQRNERTLRQVKDRSKDKILPGEEQIYSSDEHKQYCDSCTVMRKTLGFCIERKRSSLQHGGTGVFVTSGHVQRGNIVAMYPGTIYQADEPIFFQSIQNPFVFRCIDGMLIDGNDKAISKIVYRSCSGRDRLGPFHLSDCSWLTSNPVNPLAVGQYVNNCSNERSANVCYQEFDVANDFPLELRQYLPNINYKSDTQRPLRTVVLVSLRDIRRGEELFSNYYTIVH from the exons ATGattaaaacactttttaaagCGTTTGAAGTGAGGTGGAAGTCATACAGACACAGATTTGTCCCTTGGATAGCATTAAACCTGCAGAGAAACGAGAG AACTCTTCGTCAGGTTAAAGATCGATCAAAGGACAAAATACTTCCAGGCGAAGAG CAGATCTACAGCAGTGATGAACACAAACAGTATTGTGATTCCTGTACAGTAATGAGGAAAACTTTAGGATTCTGTATCGAGAGGAAGCGCAGCTCACTGCAGCACGGGGGGACGGGCGTGTTTGTCACGAGCGGACACGTGCAGAGGGGAAACATTGTCGCAATGTATCCAG GGACTATATATCAAGCAGACGAACCCATCTTTTTTCAGTCAATCCAAAATCCATTTGTTTTCAGATGCATTGATGGCATGTTAATTGATGGAAATGACAAGGCTATCTCTAAAATCGTGTATCG ATCTTGCAGTGGACGAGACAGACTTGGTCCTTTCCATCTAAGTGATTGTTCCTGGTTGACTTCTAACCCTGTTAACCCTCTCGCAGTGGGACAGTATGTAAATAACTGCTCAAATG AAAGATCAGCAAATGTCTGCTATCAAGAATTTGATGTAGCAAATGACTTTCCCCTTGAACTTCGTCAGTATCTGCCTAATATTAATTACAAATCTGATACACAAAG acCTTTGCGTACTGTTGTCCTTGTATCGCTGAGAGATATCAGAAGAGGTGAAGAACTGTTCTCCAACTATTATACAATTGTGCATTAA
- the pdxp gene encoding pyridoxal phosphate phosphatase, protein MAGGSRGCVTLRGSQFQELLDAKHNVLFDCDGVIWNGETAVTGAPEVVRLLKQRGKRVFFVTNNCTRPRENYVQKFSRLGFTEVAEEEIFSSAYCSAAYLRDVAKVQGKVYVIACSGVIKELQDAGVPVVEEVGDEEPGTSIYNCPLDPDVKAVLVGYDENFTFMKLAKASCYLMNSDVLFLATDPDPWHPLRGGRITPGSGSLTAALETASSRKATVIGKPSRFMFECIASQFDLDPARSLMVGDRLETDILFGSNCGLSTMLTLTGVSTMEEAQKYKDSESLERKDCVPDYVVESIADFLEALEE, encoded by the exons ATGGCGGGCGGCAGCAGAGGATGCGTGACGCTCCGCGGTTCTCAGTTCCAGGAGCTGCTGGACGCAAAGCACAACGTGCTGTTCGACTGCGACGGCGTCATCTGGAATGGCGAGACGGCCGTGACCGGCGCTCCGGAGGTGGTGCGTCTGCTCAAGCAGCGCGGTAAACGCGTGTTCTTCGTCACAAACAATTGCACCAGGCCGCGTGAGAACTACGTGCAGAAGTTCAGCCGTCTGGGCTTCACGGAGGTGGCGGAAGAGGAGATCTTTAGTTCCGCGTACTGCTCCGCCGCGTACCTGCGCGACGTGGCCAAGGTTCAGGGGAAGGTGTATGTGATCGCCTGCAGCGGGGTGATAAAGGAGCTGCAGGACGCCGGGGTGCCCGTCGTGGAGGAGGTCGGGGATGAGGAGCCGGGTACCAGCATCTATAACTGCCCGCTGGATCCGGATGTCAAAGCTGTGCTGGTGGGCTATGATGAGAACTTCACCTTCATGAAGCTGGCAAAAGCCTCCTGCTACCTGATGAACTCTGATGTCTTGTTCCTGGCCACTGACCCGGACCCCTGGCACCCGTTGAGGGGAGGCAGAATCACCCCAG GTTCTGGAAGTCTCACGGCAGCTCTGGAAACGGCTAGCAGCCGGAAGGCCACCGTCATCGGGAAGCCCAGCCGCTTCATGTTCGAGTGCATAGCCAGTCAGTTCGATCTGGACCCGGCTCGCTCGCTGATGGTCGGTGACCGTTTAGAGACGGATATTCTCTTTGGCAGCAACTGTGGTCTTTCCACCATGCTCACCCTCACCGGCGTCTCCACCATGGAGGAGGCACAGAAGTATAAAGACAGCGAGTCACTCGAGCGCAAGGACTGCGTACCGGATTATGTGGTCGAATCCATCGCCGATTTCCTGGAGGCTTTGGAGGAGTAG
- the setd9 gene encoding SET domain-containing protein 9 isoform X1: protein MIKTLFKAFEVRWKSYRHRFVPWIALNLQRNERTLRQVKDRSKDKILPGEEVLASLVCLFPELLRNDFRNQSEVLELLPARSQQIYSSDEHKQYCDSCTVMRKTLGFCIERKRSSLQHGGTGVFVTSGHVQRGNIVAMYPGTIYQADEPIFFQSIQNPFVFRCIDGMLIDGNDKAISKIVYRSCSGRDRLGPFHLSDCSWLTSNPVNPLAVGQYVNNCSNERSANVCYQEFDVANDFPLELRQYLPNINYKSDTQRPLRTVVLVSLRDIRRGEELFSNYYTIVH from the exons ATGattaaaacactttttaaagCGTTTGAAGTGAGGTGGAAGTCATACAGACACAGATTTGTCCCTTGGATAGCATTAAACCTGCAGAGAAACGAGAG AACTCTTCGTCAGGTTAAAGATCGATCAAAGGACAAAATACTTCCAGGCGAAGAGGTGCTTGCATCTCTCGTGTGTTTATTCCCTGAATTGTTGAGAAATGACTTTAGAAATCAAAGTGAAGTCCTTGAACTGCTTCCTGCTCGCTCACAGCAGATCTACAGCAGTGATGAACACAAACAGTATTGTGATTCCTGTACAGTAATGAGGAAAACTTTAGGATTCTGTATCGAGAGGAAGCGCAGCTCACTGCAGCACGGGGGGACGGGCGTGTTTGTCACGAGCGGACACGTGCAGAGGGGAAACATTGTCGCAATGTATCCAG GGACTATATATCAAGCAGACGAACCCATCTTTTTTCAGTCAATCCAAAATCCATTTGTTTTCAGATGCATTGATGGCATGTTAATTGATGGAAATGACAAGGCTATCTCTAAAATCGTGTATCG ATCTTGCAGTGGACGAGACAGACTTGGTCCTTTCCATCTAAGTGATTGTTCCTGGTTGACTTCTAACCCTGTTAACCCTCTCGCAGTGGGACAGTATGTAAATAACTGCTCAAATG AAAGATCAGCAAATGTCTGCTATCAAGAATTTGATGTAGCAAATGACTTTCCCCTTGAACTTCGTCAGTATCTGCCTAATATTAATTACAAATCTGATACACAAAG acCTTTGCGTACTGTTGTCCTTGTATCGCTGAGAGATATCAGAAGAGGTGAAGAACTGTTCTCCAACTATTATACAATTGTGCATTAA